The following are encoded together in the Lathyrus oleraceus cultivar Zhongwan6 chromosome 3, CAAS_Psat_ZW6_1.0, whole genome shotgun sequence genome:
- the LOC127127602 gene encoding thaumatin-like protein → MSRTSTLLYCIISFCSIILIDGAQLILVNNCGESVWPGILGGSGQQTPKDGGFHLGSGDEVVLDVQEKWSGRIWGRQGCNFDNDGNGHCLTGDCFGKLQCKGLGGIPPATVVEMTLGSSSSPLHFYDVSLVDGFNLPVSMKPIGGGIGCGIASCEVDLNVCCPSALEVKRNGKVVGCKSACLAMQSAKYCCTGSYSDPKTCKPTLFANLFKAICPKAYSYAYDDTSSLNRCRAPRYVITFCPPPQ, encoded by the exons ATGTCAAGAACTTCCACTCTTCTCTACTGCATAATCTCCTTTTGCTCCATCATACTCATAG ATGGAGCCCAACTGATTCTAGTGAACAATTGCGGAGAAAGTGTATGGCCAGGAATACTAGGAGGATCAGGGCAACAAACACCAAAAGATGGTGGATTTCATCTAGGAAGCGGCGACGAAGTAGTATTAGATGTACAAGAAAAATGGTCAGGAAGAATATGGGGAAGACAAGGCTGCAACTTCGACAACGATGGAAACGGCCACTGTCTAACAGGCGATTGCTTCGGTAAACTACAATGCAAAGGCTTAGGAGGAATTCCACCAGCAACCGTAGTTGAAATGACATTAGGATCATCATCTTCACCATTACATTTCTACGATGTGAGTTTAGTCGACGGTTTCAATTTACCTGTTTCAATGAAACCTATTGGAGGTGGAATCGGTTGCGGTATAGCTTCATGTGAAGTTGATTTGAATGTTTGTTGTCCATCAGCACTTGAAGTGAAGAGAAATGGGAAAGTAGTTGGTTGTAAAAGTGCTTGTTTGGCTATGCAATCTGCTAAGTATTGTTGCACAGGAAGTTATTCTGATCCTAAGACTTGTAAACCTACACTTTTTGCTAATCTCTTTAAGGCTATTTGTCCTAAGGCTTATAGTTATGCTTATGATGATACTAGTAGTCTTAATAGATGCAGGGCTCCAAGGTATGTTATCACATTCTGTCCTCCGCCGCAGTAA